A single window of Microbispora hainanensis DNA harbors:
- the tsaB gene encoding tRNA (adenosine(37)-N6)-threonylcarbamoyltransferase complex dimerization subunit type 1 TsaB, with product MLVLAFDTATPAVTAALYDGERVVAESTTIDARRHGELLAPAVEHVLRESGATLKDVTAIVAGTGPGPYTGLRVGLMTATALAMTAGVPAFGMCTLDALAYAARESGPFLVATDARRKEVFWARYGDSRTRLDGPRVDRPHDLPGELPVIGAGGAMYADVIGPDRVRGPEHPSAGALAALAAEHLATLSEEAAAELARVPEGRVDSVEKARELAVLGPPRPIYLRRPDAQVPGAPKRVTA from the coding sequence GTGCTTGTTCTGGCCTTCGACACCGCCACTCCCGCCGTCACCGCAGCGCTGTACGACGGCGAGCGAGTGGTGGCGGAGTCGACGACGATCGACGCGCGGCGGCACGGGGAGCTCCTCGCACCCGCCGTCGAGCACGTCCTGCGCGAGTCCGGCGCGACGCTCAAGGACGTGACCGCCATCGTCGCCGGGACCGGCCCCGGGCCGTACACCGGCCTGCGGGTCGGCCTGATGACCGCGACGGCGCTGGCCATGACCGCCGGGGTGCCGGCGTTCGGGATGTGCACGCTCGACGCCCTCGCGTACGCCGCGCGGGAGAGCGGTCCGTTCCTCGTCGCGACCGACGCGCGCCGCAAGGAGGTCTTCTGGGCCCGGTACGGCGACTCGCGCACGCGGCTCGACGGGCCGCGCGTGGACCGGCCGCACGACCTGCCCGGGGAACTGCCCGTGATCGGCGCGGGCGGCGCCATGTACGCCGACGTGATCGGCCCCGACCGGGTGCGCGGCCCCGAACACCCCTCGGCGGGCGCGCTCGCGGCCCTGGCGGCCGAGCACCTCGCGACGCTGAGCGAGGAGGCGGCGGCGGAGCTCGCCCGGGTGCCCGAGGGCCGCGTGGACTCGGTCGAGAAGGCGCGGGAGCTGGCCGTGCTCGGCCCGCCCCGGCCCATCTACCTGAGGCGTCCCGACGCGCAGGTGCCCGGGGCGCCGAAGCGGGTGACGGCGTGA
- the rimI gene encoding ribosomal protein S18-alanine N-acetyltransferase produces the protein MRQTEIVLRRMTHDDLPAVMDIERTTFPADAWSEAMMRGELADQPRTRHYVVAELGDRVVGYAGLAAAGDQADVQTIAVLADHRRAGVGTALMNELLTEAARRGAVSVFLEVRADNPPAQAMYERFGFRRLGLRRSYYEDGTDAITMVKDLGPRHGDPGDEA, from the coding sequence GTGAGGCAGACCGAAATCGTGCTGCGCCGGATGACCCACGACGATCTGCCCGCCGTGATGGACATCGAACGGACCACGTTCCCCGCGGACGCCTGGAGCGAGGCCATGATGCGCGGCGAGCTCGCCGACCAGCCGCGCACCCGGCACTACGTCGTCGCCGAGCTGGGCGACCGCGTCGTGGGATACGCCGGTCTGGCGGCGGCGGGCGACCAGGCCGACGTCCAGACGATCGCGGTCCTCGCCGATCACCGGCGGGCCGGCGTCGGGACCGCGCTGATGAACGAGCTGCTCACCGAGGCCGCCCGGCGCGGCGCGGTCTCGGTGTTCCTGGAGGTCCGCGCCGACAACCCGCCCGCGCAGGCGATGTACGAGCGGTTCGGTTTCCGGCGGCTGGGCCTGCGACGGAGCTACTACGAAGACGGCACCGACGCGATCACCATGGTGAAGGACCTCGGGCCACGACACGGAGATCCGGGGGATGAGGCATGA
- the tsaD gene encoding tRNA (adenosine(37)-N6)-threonylcarbamoyltransferase complex transferase subunit TsaD, translating to MSRHDEPIVLGIETSCDETGVGIVRGHTLLANTVASSMDEHARFGGVVPEVASRAHLEAMTPTVEGALTAAGLRFSDIDAVAVTAGPGLAGALLVGVAAAKAYALGLGVPLYGVNHLAAHVAVDQLEHGPLPKPSVALLVSGGHSSLLLVPDVAQDVISLGSTVDDAAGEAFDKVARVLGLPFPGGPHIDRAAREGSGAAVAFPRGKYDDGTLDFSFSGLKTAVARWVEAREAAGETVPVADVAASFQEAVVDVLTRKALQACARYDVKDLLIGGGVAANSRLRAMAQERCDAVGVRLRVPRPGLCTDNGAMVAALGANLVAAGVRPSTLDIPADSSLPITVVNV from the coding sequence ATGAGCAGGCATGACGAGCCGATCGTCCTGGGGATCGAGACGTCCTGCGACGAGACGGGCGTCGGCATCGTCCGCGGCCACACGCTGCTGGCCAACACCGTCGCCTCCAGCATGGACGAGCACGCCCGTTTCGGCGGCGTCGTGCCCGAGGTGGCCTCGCGGGCCCACCTGGAGGCCATGACGCCCACGGTCGAAGGCGCGCTGACCGCCGCCGGGCTGCGCTTCTCCGACATCGACGCCGTCGCCGTCACCGCGGGCCCCGGGCTCGCGGGCGCGCTGCTCGTCGGTGTGGCCGCCGCCAAGGCGTACGCGCTGGGGCTCGGCGTCCCGCTCTACGGGGTCAACCACCTCGCCGCGCACGTCGCCGTGGACCAGCTGGAGCACGGCCCGCTGCCCAAGCCTTCGGTCGCGCTGCTGGTCTCGGGAGGGCACTCCTCGCTGCTCCTGGTGCCCGACGTGGCCCAGGACGTGATCTCGCTCGGGTCGACCGTGGACGACGCGGCCGGGGAGGCGTTCGACAAGGTGGCCCGGGTGCTCGGGCTGCCGTTCCCCGGCGGACCGCACATCGACCGGGCCGCCCGCGAGGGCTCGGGCGCGGCGGTGGCGTTCCCGCGCGGCAAGTACGACGACGGCACCCTCGACTTCTCCTTCTCCGGCCTGAAGACGGCCGTGGCCCGGTGGGTCGAGGCCCGCGAGGCGGCGGGCGAGACGGTGCCCGTGGCCGACGTCGCCGCGTCGTTCCAGGAGGCGGTCGTGGACGTGCTCACCCGCAAGGCGCTGCAGGCGTGCGCCCGCTACGACGTGAAGGACCTGCTGATCGGGGGCGGCGTGGCCGCCAACTCCCGGCTGCGTGCCATGGCCCAGGAGCGCTGCGACGCGGTCGGAGTGCGCCTGCGGGTGCCACGGCCCGGCCTGTGCACCGACAACGGCGCGATGGTGGCGGCGCTCGGCGCGAACCTTGTGGCGGCGGGCGTCCGGCCCTCCACCCTGGACATCCCGGCGGACTCCTCGCTCCCGATCACCGTCGTCAACGTCTGA
- a CDS encoding THUMP-like domain-containing protein, producing MDLDAFRTLLTPAGRGALDEAVKILADGADPVAAASAMRRSHPADLTAAALTQASLRRRAEAKFGPDAAVMYFTPHGLEQATRPEVAAHRAARIRASGIRAGDIRAGDIRAGGGPEGGPSVLDVCSGIGGDLLALARAGCPVHAVDLDPLTVEIARANAAALGLSALVDVRTGDAALADPGGYDLLFADPARRGARGRTFDPMAYSPTWPVVLDLVARAPAACLKVAPGIPYEFIPEGAEAEWVSYRGEVKEAAIWTGMGPGGRRATLLPSGATLTASGAEAETGPVGRYLYEPDGAAVRAHLVAEVAALVSGRLLDPRIAYITSDRLVRTEWAPCYEVTDVMPFSLKRLRAALRERRVGVVTIKKRGSAVDVERLRKDLRLSGDNSCVIVLTRIEERPFALLCEPATSTDG from the coding sequence GTGGACCTGGACGCCTTCCGCACGCTGCTCACACCCGCCGGGCGCGGGGCCCTCGACGAGGCCGTGAAGATACTCGCCGACGGCGCCGATCCCGTGGCCGCCGCGAGCGCGATGCGCCGAAGCCACCCGGCCGACCTGACGGCGGCGGCGCTCACCCAGGCGTCGCTGCGGCGGCGGGCCGAGGCGAAGTTCGGCCCCGACGCCGCCGTCATGTACTTCACCCCTCACGGGCTGGAGCAGGCCACCCGTCCCGAGGTCGCCGCACACCGCGCTGCCAGGATCCGGGCCTCCGGAATCCGGGCCGGCGACATCCGGGCCGGCGACATCCGGGCCGGCGGAGGGCCGGAGGGCGGCCCCTCCGTGCTGGACGTCTGCTCCGGGATCGGCGGCGACCTGCTCGCGCTGGCGAGGGCGGGCTGCCCGGTGCACGCCGTGGACCTCGATCCGCTGACCGTGGAGATCGCCCGGGCCAACGCGGCGGCGCTCGGCCTGTCCGCCCTGGTCGACGTCCGCACGGGCGACGCCGCGCTGGCCGACCCCGGCGGATACGACCTGCTGTTCGCCGATCCCGCCAGAAGGGGGGCCAGGGGACGGACCTTCGACCCGATGGCCTACTCCCCCACGTGGCCGGTCGTGCTCGACCTGGTGGCCCGCGCCCCGGCGGCCTGTCTGAAGGTGGCCCCCGGCATCCCGTACGAGTTCATCCCGGAGGGCGCCGAGGCCGAGTGGGTGTCCTACCGCGGCGAGGTGAAGGAGGCGGCGATCTGGACCGGCATGGGGCCGGGCGGGCGCCGCGCCACCCTGCTGCCGTCCGGGGCCACGCTCACGGCGTCCGGCGCCGAGGCGGAGACCGGGCCGGTGGGCCGCTATCTCTACGAGCCCGACGGCGCCGCGGTGCGGGCCCACCTGGTCGCCGAGGTCGCGGCCCTCGTGTCAGGCCGTCTGCTCGATCCCCGGATCGCCTACATCACGAGCGACCGGCTCGTACGGACGGAATGGGCGCCCTGCTACGAGGTGACCGACGTCATGCCGTTCTCGCTCAAGCGGCTGAGAGCGGCGCTGCGCGAGCGGCGCGTCGGCGTGGTCACCATCAAGAAGCGCGGGTCCGCCGTCGATGTCGAACGGCTGCGCAAGGATCTTCGGCTTTCCGGCGACAATTCCTGCGTGATCGTGCTAACCCGCATCGAAGAAAGGCCGTTCGCCCTGCTCTGCGAGCCCGCTACCAGCACGGACGGGTAA
- a CDS encoding MarR family winged helix-turn-helix transcriptional regulator, whose amino-acid sequence MNDTLTNETPGNDTLAAGDPAPHNDAVDQILGQWARVRPDVDCSAMGVAGRISRASRLLEKGIKEYFAGHDIEPWEFDVLATLRRANPDHRLCMSDLATAAMVSSAALTNRVDRLVARGLVHREVAPSNRRMVLITLTGEGRTVVDTLLEGHVANEERMLSGLTGEDRERLSGLLCKLLASLGDTGSR is encoded by the coding sequence ATGAACGACACCCTCACGAACGAGACCCCCGGGAACGACACCCTCGCCGCCGGCGACCCCGCTCCCCACAACGACGCCGTCGACCAGATCCTCGGCCAGTGGGCCCGGGTGCGCCCTGACGTCGACTGCTCGGCGATGGGAGTGGCCGGGCGGATCTCCCGCGCGTCCCGCCTGCTGGAGAAGGGCATCAAGGAGTATTTCGCCGGGCACGACATCGAACCATGGGAGTTCGACGTGCTCGCGACGCTCCGCCGTGCCAACCCCGATCACCGGCTCTGCATGAGCGATCTCGCCACGGCCGCCATGGTCAGCTCCGCCGCGCTCACCAACCGGGTGGACCGCCTCGTCGCCCGGGGCCTGGTGCATCGCGAGGTCGCGCCGTCCAACCGCCGCATGGTCCTGATCACCCTCACCGGCGAGGGCCGTACGGTGGTCGACACCCTGCTGGAGGGTCACGTGGCCAACGAGGAGCGGATGCTGTCCGGCCTCACCGGCGAGGATCGGGAGCGGCTGTCGGGGCTGCTCTGCAAGCTGCTCGCCTCGCTCGGCGACACCGGCTCCCGCTGA
- a CDS encoding NAD-dependent epimerase/dehydratase family protein, with translation MKILVLGATGYIGSVLTERLAERGHEAVALVRPKARDTAVPGEVRHGDLYEPETLKSAVTPDIDVVVHSANPTGDEQVDVAAIEALAGGGARLVYISGVWVLGATTEAAGEDAPVNPITPSRYRPRVERLVLDAGGVVVRPGIVYGRGVGIPTLLTAPGQEDGRYVHAGGPAPTWATVHVDDLADLLVLAIEKAAPGSLFHAVAEEAVSVADVAAAAGRTGKAVPWPIDEAGEVLGRPFAEGLALSQVVSGDLARKVLGWRPSRPGLLDDVRSGSYASRA, from the coding sequence ATGAAGATCCTGGTGCTGGGCGCGACCGGCTACATCGGTTCGGTGCTGACGGAGCGGCTCGCCGAGCGCGGCCACGAGGCGGTCGCGCTCGTACGGCCGAAGGCCCGCGACACCGCCGTTCCCGGCGAGGTGCGCCATGGCGACCTGTACGAACCCGAGACCCTCAAGAGCGCGGTGACGCCGGACATCGACGTCGTCGTGCACTCCGCCAACCCCACCGGTGACGAGCAGGTGGACGTCGCGGCGATCGAGGCGCTGGCCGGAGGGGGCGCGCGGCTCGTCTACATCAGCGGCGTCTGGGTGCTCGGCGCCACCACCGAGGCGGCGGGCGAGGACGCGCCGGTGAACCCCATCACCCCCTCCCGCTATCGCCCGCGGGTGGAACGGCTCGTGCTCGACGCGGGCGGCGTCGTCGTGAGGCCCGGCATCGTGTACGGCCGGGGCGTCGGCATCCCCACCCTGCTCACCGCCCCCGGGCAGGAGGACGGCCGCTATGTCCACGCGGGCGGCCCGGCGCCCACCTGGGCGACCGTGCACGTCGACGACCTGGCGGACCTGCTCGTGCTCGCGATCGAGAAGGCGGCGCCGGGGAGCCTTTTCCACGCCGTCGCCGAGGAGGCGGTGAGCGTCGCCGACGTGGCGGCGGCCGCGGGCCGTACGGGGAAGGCCGTGCCGTGGCCGATCGACGAGGCGGGTGAGGTGCTCGGGCGTCCCTTCGCCGAGGGGCTGGCCCTGAGCCAGGTGGTGAGCGGCGACCTGGCCAGGAAGGTCCTCGGCTGGAGGCCGAGCCGCCCCGGCCTCCTGGACGACGTCCGCTCCGGGTCGTACGCCTCGCGCGCCTGA
- the groES gene encoding co-chaperone GroES, which translates to MVTTATKVPVKPLGDRIVVQPLEAEQTTASGLVIPDTAKEKPQEGRVLAVGPGNWDEDGEKRIPLDVKEGDVVLYSKYGGTEVKYGGEEYLVLSARDVLAIIEK; encoded by the coding sequence ATCGTGACGACCGCCACCAAGGTTCCCGTTAAGCCGCTTGGCGACCGCATCGTGGTCCAGCCGCTTGAGGCCGAGCAGACCACCGCCTCCGGCCTGGTCATCCCGGACACCGCCAAGGAGAAGCCGCAGGAGGGCCGTGTCCTCGCTGTGGGCCCGGGCAACTGGGACGAGGACGGCGAGAAGCGCATCCCGCTCGACGTCAAGGAGGGCGACGTCGTCCTCTACAGCAAGTACGGCGGCACCGAGGTCAAGTACGGCGGCGAGGAGTACCTGGTGCTCTCGGCCCGCGACGTGCTCGCCATCATCGAGAAGTAG
- the groL gene encoding chaperonin GroEL (60 kDa chaperone family; promotes refolding of misfolded polypeptides especially under stressful conditions; forms two stacked rings of heptamers to form a barrel-shaped 14mer; ends can be capped by GroES; misfolded proteins enter the barrel where they are refolded when GroES binds), whose amino-acid sequence MPKILEFEEDARRALERGVNALADAVKVTLGPRGRNVVIDKKFGAPTITNDGVTIAREVELDKPYENLGAQLAKEVATKTNDIAGDGTTTATVLAQAMVREGLRNVAAGAQPLGLKRGIDKAAQAVSERLLSSARHVEDKKEIANVATISAQDAKIGGLIAEAFDKVGKDGVITVEESNAMGLELEFTEGLQFDKGYLSHYMVTDSERMEAVLEDPYILITQGKISSIADFLPLLEKVAQTKRQLLVIAEDVEGEALAVLVTNKIRGTFTSVAVKAPGFGDRRKAMLQDIAILTGGQVVSEEVGLKLEHVGLEVLGTARRVVVNKDTTTIVDGAGDAQAIEDRIREIKVAIEQSDSDWDREKLQERLAKLAGGVCVLRVGAATEVELKEKKHRLEDAISATRAAIEEGIVSGGGSALVHVSKELDDLGLTGDEATGVSIVRKALIEPARWIAENAGLEGYVVTTKIAELNAGEGLNAATGEYGDLVGQGVIDPVKVTRSAVQNAASIAGMLLTTEALVVDKPEEEAPAANGGHGHGHGHGH is encoded by the coding sequence ATGCCGAAGATCCTGGAGTTCGAAGAGGACGCGCGGCGCGCTCTCGAGCGTGGTGTGAACGCTCTCGCCGACGCCGTCAAGGTGACGCTCGGCCCCCGCGGCCGCAATGTCGTCATCGACAAGAAGTTCGGTGCGCCGACGATCACGAACGACGGTGTGACCATCGCTCGCGAGGTCGAGCTGGACAAGCCGTACGAGAACCTGGGCGCCCAGCTCGCCAAGGAAGTCGCCACCAAGACCAACGACATCGCGGGCGACGGCACCACCACCGCGACCGTCCTGGCCCAGGCCATGGTCCGCGAGGGCCTGCGCAACGTGGCCGCCGGCGCGCAGCCGCTCGGGCTCAAGCGCGGCATCGACAAGGCCGCCCAGGCGGTCAGCGAGCGCCTGCTCAGCAGCGCCCGCCACGTCGAGGACAAGAAGGAGATCGCCAACGTCGCGACGATCTCCGCGCAGGACGCGAAGATCGGCGGCCTGATCGCCGAGGCGTTCGACAAGGTGGGCAAGGACGGTGTCATCACCGTCGAGGAGTCCAACGCGATGGGCCTGGAGCTGGAGTTCACCGAGGGCCTCCAGTTCGACAAGGGCTACCTGTCGCACTACATGGTGACCGACTCCGAGCGCATGGAGGCGGTCCTCGAGGACCCGTACATCCTCATCACCCAGGGCAAGATCTCCTCCATCGCGGACTTCCTGCCGCTGCTGGAGAAGGTCGCCCAGACCAAGCGCCAGCTGCTGGTCATCGCCGAGGACGTCGAGGGCGAGGCCCTGGCCGTCCTGGTGACCAACAAGATCCGCGGCACCTTCACGTCCGTCGCCGTCAAGGCCCCGGGCTTCGGCGACCGCCGCAAGGCCATGCTGCAGGACATCGCGATCCTCACCGGCGGCCAGGTCGTCAGCGAGGAGGTCGGCCTCAAGCTGGAGCACGTCGGCCTCGAGGTGCTCGGCACGGCCCGCCGCGTCGTGGTCAACAAGGACACCACGACGATCGTGGACGGCGCCGGCGACGCCCAGGCGATCGAGGACCGCATCCGCGAGATCAAGGTCGCGATCGAGCAGTCCGACTCCGACTGGGACCGCGAGAAGCTCCAGGAGCGTCTCGCGAAGCTGGCCGGCGGCGTGTGCGTGCTGCGCGTCGGCGCCGCCACCGAGGTGGAGCTGAAGGAGAAGAAGCACCGCCTCGAGGACGCGATCTCCGCGACCCGCGCCGCGATCGAGGAGGGCATCGTCTCCGGCGGTGGCTCCGCGCTCGTGCACGTGTCCAAGGAGCTCGACGACCTGGGCCTGACCGGCGACGAGGCCACCGGTGTCTCGATCGTCCGCAAGGCGCTGATCGAGCCCGCCCGCTGGATCGCCGAGAACGCGGGCCTGGAGGGTTACGTCGTCACCACCAAGATCGCCGAGTTGAACGCGGGTGAGGGCCTCAACGCCGCCACCGGCGAGTACGGCGACCTGGTGGGCCAGGGCGTCATCGACCCCGTCAAGGTGACCCGTTCGGCCGTGCAGAACGCCGCGTCCATCGCCGGCATGCTGCTCACGACCGAGGCCCTCGTCGTGGACAAGCCCGAGGAGGAGGCTCCGGCCGCCAACGGCGGCCACGGCCACGGCCACGGTCACGGCCACTGA
- a CDS encoding sigma-70 family RNA polymerase sigma factor, with the protein MPNVTEGCVADAVTGVRLATRSDEPDLRELTSLAVQGDRTAIESLLGHLRPMVVRYCRARLGRVSGHYHIADDVAQEVCIAVLSALPRYRDMGRPFASFVFGIASHKVADALRSSVRSAVPTQDLPDGPDEGPGPEETVVRYIEAQHARDLLARLPDTQRELLILRVVSGLSAEETGNVLGMSPGAVRVAQHRALARLRQLAELESIA; encoded by the coding sequence ATGCCTAACGTGACCGAGGGATGCGTCGCCGACGCCGTAACTGGGGTAAGGCTTGCGACGAGATCGGATGAGCCCGACCTCAGGGAACTGACCAGCCTTGCCGTACAGGGAGATCGCACCGCGATCGAATCACTGCTGGGACATTTACGCCCGATGGTGGTTCGCTACTGCAGAGCCCGACTGGGCAGGGTGTCCGGTCACTACCACATCGCCGACGACGTGGCCCAGGAGGTGTGCATCGCGGTGCTGTCGGCACTGCCGCGCTACCGCGACATGGGCCGCCCGTTCGCCTCGTTCGTCTTCGGCATCGCCTCCCACAAGGTGGCCGACGCGCTGCGCAGCTCGGTGCGCTCGGCCGTGCCGACGCAGGACCTGCCGGACGGGCCCGACGAGGGACCGGGACCGGAGGAGACGGTCGTGCGCTACATCGAGGCGCAGCACGCCCGCGATCTGCTCGCCCGGCTCCCGGACACGCAGCGCGAGCTCCTCATCCTGCGGGTGGTGTCGGGCCTGTCGGCCGAAGAGACGGGTAATGTACTCGGCATGTCACCAGGTGCCGTCCGGGTCGCGCAGCATCGTGCGCTCGCCAGGCTCCGGCAACTGGCCGAGCTGGAGTCGATTGCGTGA